The following is a genomic window from Sphingobacterium spiritivorum.
ACTCGATAGAATGGAAAAAATTGATGATGTGGATGATGACAATCCTACAGTCAACTTTCAGTTTAAATTTTCCAAACCATCCGGGCGCCATGTGGTCACTCTTGAAAATATAAGTAAATCGTACCCGAATCTGGAAATCCTGAAAAATACGGACGGACTTATAGAAAAGGGTGATAAAATTGCGCTTATCGGAGCCAATGGTAAAGGGAAATCGACTCTGCTTCGTATAGTAGCCGACGCAGATCATGAATATACCGGAACCAGTACAAAAGGTCACAATGTTTCACAAACATTCTTTGCACAGCATCAATTAGAGGCTCTACATCTGGAAAACTCCATTATTGCAGAGATGCAGGCGTTTGCACCGAAACATACCGAAACTGAGCTGCGCTCCATACTGGGATGTTTCCTGTTTTCAGGTGATGATGCGTTCAAAAAAATCAAGGTGCTTTCAGGAGGAGAAAAGTCACGTGTAGCACTCGCCAAAGCCCTGACTGCTGATGCCAATTTCTTAGTACTGGATGAGCCGACCAATCACCTGGATATGCAATCGGTCAATATTCTGATACAGGCATTACAACAATATGAAGGTACACTCATTGTGGTATCCCACGACCGTTATTTCCTGGATCATGTAGCCAATAAAATCTGGTTTATTGAAGACAAAGAAATCAAAGAATATCCGGGTACTTATCAGGAATATGAAGAATGGAATGCCAAGCGCATCCTGAATCCGGCTGAGAAAAAGCCTGAAAAGAAAGTAGTAGCAGAACAACCAAAAAAGGCGAAACCTGCTCCTACAGAAGATAAATTTAAAATTATCAGCAAAAAGAATAAAGAATTAGCAACACTTGAACAAGAGATTTCAGCAAAAGAGAATGAGGTCAGATTTCTAGAGAATGAAATAGCAAAAGAAGAAATCTATTCTGATGCTGTCAAACTTCAGGATCATACCCGCAGATACAATTCTGAAAAAGCCTTGTTAAACCAGTTACAGAAAAACTGGGAAGAGCTGGCCGAAGAAATTATGGAACTCGAAGGGTAACCCATTCAGAGAAACCTTTATCATGATCTCTCTTTCCATAAGAAGAGAGATCATGATAAAAATCTTCTATCCTATTTTTCTGTCATAGTATACGTTCGGATTACATGCAAATGGTCCAGATCATCAAAGTCATAAACCGTACAGATCTGCCTTACCTTCTCTCCCGTTTCTTCATTACCAAAAGCTACTTTCGCCTGAATAACGACATTATTATCATCTTCAATAATATTAATAATATCCAAAGTAACCTGACCTGTGGTATCTGAAGCCTTCAACTCTTTACTGTAAGCCACTAAAGCAGCCTTTCCTTTTAATACTTCCTTTTCACTGATATGCCATTCTACGTAATCTGACAAATGAGGAAGGACAAGATCAAAATCAAGAGACGAAAATGATTCAGCTATTTCTCTATGTGATGGTATCATATATTACTTTATTTATTCTGAACAGTTCATTCTGCTCTCTGTATTATATAACAATCTATTCCCGTATAGAGTTTGTTATTTTGTCGATATTCAGACTATTTGCCATTGCCATAAAGATTTTATAATACGTTCCTTTTAGTTCATACAGCTCCTCATGCGTCCCATCTTCCATGACCTGTCCTTTCTCCATCACGATAATGTGAGAGGCATCTATAATCTGCGAAATACTATGAGACACAATAATCACTGTGCGCCCCACTTTTATAGCATCCAGACTGTTTTTTATCTGTTCAGTAGCAATAGCATCCAGATTAGCTGTCGGTTCATCCAGAAAAATAATTGGCGGATTTTTGAGAAAGAGACGGGCAATAGCTATCCTTTGCTGCTGTCCTCCAGACATCAGGTGCGCCTCTGATTCATATCCATCCGGCAACTCCAGTACCTGATCATGAATATACGCCTGTTTTGCAGCATACACCACTTCTTCCATAGTAGCATCAGGTTTACCATAGCGGATATTCTCTGCAACCGATCCTTTAAAAATATGATTGCGTTGCAAGACCAGGCCAATATTCTCACGAAGAAAAGCGGTATCATATTCAGCCAGATCCACACCATCCAGTAAAATCTGACCTGAGGATGGCTCATAAAATTTATCCATCAGATTGATAACCGTACTTTTGCCAGCGCCACTCAACCCCACAAGAGCTGTAATGTCATTAGGCCGGATAGTCATATCTATCCCTTTCAGCGCTTTTGTACCGTTAGGGTATTCAAAGGATACATTTTTAAGTTCTATCAAACCCTTGATACGTGCAGGACGATATTTACCGGACTGCTCAATTTCTTCATCAGATTCAAGAATTTCAAAGAAACTTTCCGAATAGATCAATGCATCATTTACCTCATCATAAATACGGTGTAATTGTCTGATCGGCGCAGACACATTGTTGAATAGCATCACATGAAACATAATGGCTCCAAGGGTCATCTGTCCGTCTAATACAAAATAAGACGTCAGAATAATAACAATCACGATTCCGATCTGTTCTATAAAGCTCTTGATACTATCAAATAAAAAGCTCGTTTTTCGGGTTGCCATCTGATTTTCTGTCATTTCATACTGAATCTTTTCATGACGGTCTGCCTCTAGCCGCTCTCTGACAAACGACTTGATAACATTAATTGAATCAATCAGGTTGATAATCTGATTACTCTTATTCTCCCGGTATCTGCGCATATTACGCCGAAAACCACTCAAACGGTTAGCCTGCACCTGACTAACGTAAAAATAAATCGGTACGATCAATAGCCCGACCAGTCCGACATAGAAATTAGCAGCAAACATACAGGCAAGAGCCACGATAGCATTTGCAAATAAAGGCAATATATCAATAAAGAAATTCTGAACCAGACGTGTCAGGCTGCTGATTCCGGAATCTATCCGTGTCTGCAACTTACCTGATTCATTTTTGGAGGAAGTATAAAAAGCCATACGATAGCTGAGTATCTTCTCCACAATCAGTTGGGCAAAATCCCTTGCAATATAGATTCTCAGCTTTTCACCATAAAATTTCTGTCCGAACTGCACGCAGGAATAAATGATCTCCTTTAATAATAAAATAATTGAAATAACGGTGAGCAGATAAAGCCCTTTGGACAAAGGCTGTTTAGCAACCAGCAGATTGCTGATAGAGTCTACTGTATATTTAAGAATAAAAGCATTAACCTGGGCCGCAAAAGAACCGATAACAGTCAGTATGAGCGTATAAACAATAAGATTTTTATACGGTTTGGCAAATGGTGTAATCTTTTTTAACAAATTAGAAATGGTCATACAGAATATTCATTGTGTAATAACGGGAACAAACTTCGGGAAATATGGCGCTGTAAACATTGACAATTATCAAAAAACACCTTCATAATAACTTTCTATACCGCATATTTGTTTGTTTAATACCTTTAAAATTCTACAATCTTTATTACTCTCCCCAACAATATCCGTAACTTTAGACTATATTTTTAGTCTATGGCACATATTCCTCCTGCTCCGCAACACAGTCCTGCTACGGCCTTCCAACGTTTACTGGATGTTCTCTATACATTAAGGGTTGAATGCCCCTGGGATAAGAAACAGACAATGGAGTCTCTGAGACACCTTACCATTGAAGAAATGTACGAACTTACTGATGCTATTCTGGATAAAGATTACCCCGAAATCAAAAAGGAATTGGGAGATGTCATGATGCATCTCGTATTCTATGCCCGTATAGCAGAAGAACAAAACAGATTTACACTGGTGGATGTGCTCAATGTTGTCTGTGACAAATTGATTAACCGCCATCCGCATATCTATGGAGATATAAATGTAGAAGATGACGAGCAGGTGAAATCTAACTGGGAAGCGATCAAATTAAAAGAAGGTAATACATCGGTACTCTCTGGTGTACCCAAGGGACTGCCTGCATTGGTAAAAGCGTATCGTATACAGGATAAAGTGAGAGGTGTAGGCTTTGACTGGGAGGATAAAAAACAAGTCTGGGAAAAAGTTGAAGAAGAACTGGCCGAATTTAAAGCCGAATTCAATATCGATAACGGAGAAGCTATTGATGCTGAAAAAGCTGAAGGCGAATTCGGAGATTTACTATTTTCACTGATCAATTATGCCCGCCACGTGGGTATCAATCCGGAAAATGCATTGGAACGGACAAACAAAAAGTTCATCAAACGCTTTACTTACCTGGAAGAAAAAGCAGCTGAAAACAAACAGAAATTACAGGAAATGTCCTTAGCAGAAATGGATGTCTACTGGAACGAAGCTAAAACGCTCAGCTAATTATTAAAACTTAAAATATGCATATGGATTTTTTTATCTCATAAAAATCCATATGTTTGTAATACTTTAGGGGTGTCTGCAAAAGCAGGCTGAGACTTACCCTTTGAACCTGATCTAGTTCATACTAGCGTAGGAAAAAGTAGATGACTGACCTGTGTACCTGTACACACCGTAGCCATTCCTAAAGTATAAATCTATCATTTTAAACTTTAGGAATATGAACTTTACCCTCAACGGTCAGACCAAACCCCTTCTATCTTCACTTACATTAAAGCAATTGCTGGATCAGGAAATTCCGGATAAACAGACAGGTATTGCTGTAGCCATCAATGATCAGGTCATCCCAAAAGATCAATGGACCGGTCATGCTATTCTATCCAATGACAACATTCTCATCTTCACTGCCGCTCAGGGAGGTTAATTAATCACCGTATCATTCCATAAAATATGAAAGATCAACACAGCATCTCAGCCACTCCCTTTCCAAATTCTGAAAAGGTATTTGTAGAAGGCCATCTCCATCCTGTAAAGGTAGCTATGCGCCGTATAAACTTAAGTGATACCAAACTTTCTAACGGAGGTGTACAGCACAATCCTCCGATTACCATTTACGACACTTCGGGTCCATATACCGATGTAAATGCAGTGATAGACGTACGCAAAGGCTTACCCCGTATACGTGAACAATGGATACTGGACAGACAGGATGTAGAAATACTGTCCGGAATAAGCTCAGAGTACGGTATCCGCAGAAAACAAGATCCTAAACTCGATTCACTGCGCTTTGAATACGCTCATCAGCCAAAAAAAGCTATAAGCAACAAAAATGTAACGCAGCTGCATTATGCCCGTAAAGGAATAATCACAGCCGAAATGGAATATGTAGCCATTCGTGAAAATCAAAAAATCGAACAGTTACAACAGGCTACAGCAGGTATGGAGCATCAACACAAGGGATATTCATTCGGAGCGAATACACCTGTAGGAAAGATTACACCCGAATTTGTCCGTGACGAGATTGCAGCGGGCAGAGCCATTATACCCAATAATATCAATCATCCCGAAAGTGAACCTATGATCATCGGGCGCAATTTTTTGGTTAAGATTAATGCCAATATAGGCAACAGCGTAGTCACCTCCAGTATCGAAGAAGAAGTGGAAAAAGCAGTATGGGCATGCCGGTGGGGAGCAGATACAATAATGGATCTGTCAACGGGACAGAATATTCATGAAACACGGGAATGGATCATACGCAATTCACCTGTACCTATTGGTACTGTGCCGATCTATCAGGCCCTGGAAAAAGTAAATGGTGTAGCCGAAAACCTTACATGGGAAATTTTCAGAGATACGCTTATCGAACAGGCTGAACAAGGTGTATCTTACTTTACCATACATGCCGGTGTACTGCTCCGCTACATACACCTCACTGCCAGACGGATCACCGGAATCGTATCACGTGGCGGGTCAATTATGGCTAAGTGGTGTCTTTTCCATCATAAGG
Proteins encoded in this region:
- the thiS gene encoding sulfur carrier protein ThiS; translation: MNFTLNGQTKPLLSSLTLKQLLDQEIPDKQTGIAVAINDQVIPKDQWTGHAILSNDNILIFTAAQGG
- the mazG gene encoding nucleoside triphosphate pyrophosphohydrolase, with the protein product MAHIPPAPQHSPATAFQRLLDVLYTLRVECPWDKKQTMESLRHLTIEEMYELTDAILDKDYPEIKKELGDVMMHLVFYARIAEEQNRFTLVDVLNVVCDKLINRHPHIYGDINVEDDEQVKSNWEAIKLKEGNTSVLSGVPKGLPALVKAYRIQDKVRGVGFDWEDKKQVWEKVEEELAEFKAEFNIDNGEAIDAEKAEGEFGDLLFSLINYARHVGINPENALERTNKKFIKRFTYLEEKAAENKQKLQEMSLAEMDVYWNEAKTLS
- a CDS encoding ABC transporter ATP-binding protein, which gives rise to MTISNLLKKITPFAKPYKNLIVYTLILTVIGSFAAQVNAFILKYTVDSISNLLVAKQPLSKGLYLLTVISIILLLKEIIYSCVQFGQKFYGEKLRIYIARDFAQLIVEKILSYRMAFYTSSKNESGKLQTRIDSGISSLTRLVQNFFIDILPLFANAIVALACMFAANFYVGLVGLLIVPIYFYVSQVQANRLSGFRRNMRRYRENKSNQIINLIDSINVIKSFVRERLEADRHEKIQYEMTENQMATRKTSFLFDSIKSFIEQIGIVIVIILTSYFVLDGQMTLGAIMFHVMLFNNVSAPIRQLHRIYDEVNDALIYSESFFEILESDEEIEQSGKYRPARIKGLIELKNVSFEYPNGTKALKGIDMTIRPNDITALVGLSGAGKSTVINLMDKFYEPSSGQILLDGVDLAEYDTAFLRENIGLVLQRNHIFKGSVAENIRYGKPDATMEEVVYAAKQAYIHDQVLELPDGYESEAHLMSGGQQQRIAIARLFLKNPPIIFLDEPTANLDAIATEQIKNSLDAIKVGRTVIIVSHSISQIIDASHIIVMEKGQVMEDGTHEELYELKGTYYKIFMAMANSLNIDKITNSIRE
- a CDS encoding ABC-F family ATP-binding cassette domain-containing protein, with the protein product MISINNLTFEIGSRALYDEASWHIKPGDKVGLIGANGTGKSTLLRLIVGQYTPTSGTISMAKDLKIGYLNQDLLSYHSDKSILHVAMEAFERQNQLHTEIENLLQKLETDYSDEILNKLSDKQMEFEALDGYNIEFRAHEILAGLGFSEDEQKRPLATFSGGWRMRVMLARILLQTPDILLLDEPTNHMDLPSIKWLENYLQAFEGAIVIVSHDRYFLDRIIKKTVESRKGKLTLYAGNYSFYLEEKALRSEIQSNQFKNQQAKIKQEERLIERFRAKASKAKMAQSRIKALDRMEKIDDVDDDNPTVNFQFKFSKPSGRHVVTLENISKSYPNLEILKNTDGLIEKGDKIALIGANGKGKSTLLRIVADADHEYTGTSTKGHNVSQTFFAQHQLEALHLENSIIAEMQAFAPKHTETELRSILGCFLFSGDDAFKKIKVLSGGEKSRVALAKALTADANFLVLDEPTNHLDMQSVNILIQALQQYEGTLIVVSHDRYFLDHVANKIWFIEDKEIKEYPGTYQEYEEWNAKRILNPAEKKPEKKVVAEQPKKAKPAPTEDKFKIISKKNKELATLEQEISAKENEVRFLENEIAKEEIYSDAVKLQDHTRRYNSEKALLNQLQKNWEELAEEIMELEG
- a CDS encoding nuclear transport factor 2 family protein, giving the protein MIPSHREIAESFSSLDFDLVLPHLSDYVEWHISEKEVLKGKAALVAYSKELKASDTTGQVTLDIINIIEDDNNVVIQAKVAFGNEETGEKVRQICTVYDFDDLDHLHVIRTYTMTEK
- the thiC gene encoding phosphomethylpyrimidine synthase ThiC, which gives rise to MKDQHSISATPFPNSEKVFVEGHLHPVKVAMRRINLSDTKLSNGGVQHNPPITIYDTSGPYTDVNAVIDVRKGLPRIREQWILDRQDVEILSGISSEYGIRRKQDPKLDSLRFEYAHQPKKAISNKNVTQLHYARKGIITAEMEYVAIRENQKIEQLQQATAGMEHQHKGYSFGANTPVGKITPEFVRDEIAAGRAIIPNNINHPESEPMIIGRNFLVKINANIGNSVVTSSIEEEVEKAVWACRWGADTIMDLSTGQNIHETREWIIRNSPVPIGTVPIYQALEKVNGVAENLTWEIFRDTLIEQAEQGVSYFTIHAGVLLRYIHLTARRITGIVSRGGSIMAKWCLFHHKENFLYTHFEEICEIMKAYDVAFSLGDGLRPGAIADANDAAQFAELETLGELTHIAWKHDVQVMIEGPGHVPMHLIKENMDKQLQECHEAPFYTLGPLTTDIAPGYDHITSAIGAAMIGWFGCAMLCYVTPKEHLGLPNKKDVKDGVITYKLAAHAADLAKGHPGAQYRDNALSKARFEFRWEDQFNLSLDPDTAREFHDETLPADGAKVAHFCSMCGPKFCSMKITQEIREATEQGLLEKSQEFIDNGKQLYL